ATTTAATGTATTACGTGTATACTTGAAAACTAATTATTTTTTTGAGTTTGCATAAGGTATTGTGTATTGGTATAATTATTATCactatcaatattattattattattgatacacAGATACACATTGatgcacactaacgtgactgtatcaatgagaaaatccgtaggagctgtgTATTGGGTTTCGAACCTTGGCGGAACCTTACACCATGTCGTCGTCTAGTCGTCTAAAACGTATGCCTGGGAACACCCCCTAcattggttcgaaccctcatcacagctccaACGGATTTTCTCATCATTATTGATATTATTTTCTTTGCTATAATTATTATCATCTCTCTTTTTATGATCTTCATTACTACCTCCGTCGTCACCGCTGGTAGACTTGACGGTGACAGGCAAGCAGTGCCCTCGGCTCCTGAGCGGGTACCAGAAGGCCCGTCAGGAGGAACAGTCCATCCTGgagtccctgcgggaggagggctTCATCACCACTTCCAGACAGAAGGCTGGCAGGGGCGTCGCCTACGAGATCATCGAGGCTACCCCACAGACGGAGTCTGCCGGCAGCGGCAAGTTCAAGCctaaggtgagggagagagagagagagagagagagagagagagagagagagagagagagagagagagagagagagagagagagagagagagagagagagagagagagagagaagctggaAAGCTATTTCGTTTGGGTTTGAATTCTGACCAGGGGAAACCTGTTCTCCCGTATTCACTCTGCAGTAATCAtggacctggttgtaaaccaatTTGCGACGCCTCaatcggtttacaaccaggtaTATCAGGTATACCAGGGGAAACTAGTAATGGAAGCCTTAAGAAGAGCAGTTGGAATAGAAAGCTCTTggtctgctaacaggagtcacaaGTCAAGTGCTCCTGGCCCTACGTCCAAACAAAACAAATGGCTTTTCCTTATACCCAAAGGACCTCTCACCACCCCGGTTCACCTTTTAATGACCAAATATGATCGCTTGTGGGCTCATCCTGCCCTGACTTGCACTCAGCGCCTGACGACTGACCCGCCGAACCTTTCCTCCTTCAGGACTTCCTGCCGCAGGAGACGAAGCAGCATCTGGAGTCCCAGAGAAACAAACACAGCCTCCGGGACCTCACCCACGCCGACGTCTCCATGAAGATGCACCTGGCTAATGAGAGGAGACAGGTACGTCAACACCTGTCACTTCTGTCTTGCTCTCTCACGCTTCCGTTCTCTACCGTACTCTCCGTCACCTATTCTTTACTTTATTCTTTGCTAAGGGTTTCTTACCATATTGTCTGTCTCCTTATCCTCTGCTTCAAGTTATTTGCCTTGGCCTCAAGTTACCTGTTATCtgctacataataataataataataataataataataataataataataattaataatattattattactgcCGTTTGGAGTTCCAAAGCAGACAACATCAGTAAAAATTAAAGATGTTTTGACCTTGTGTAGACTACACTCGCTTTCAATATTTGACCATTATAGTCATGTAAACagtgagacagacaggcagacgtcTTAAGATACATAACATATAGATAGATACAAAGTGACAGGCAACAAGCAAAGGGGTAAAATTGACCGAACAGttgaataaataatataaaatatgcaGATAATTCTATTAGGATTATTTAACAAATGAAGTACGGTGGAACAATAGATAAAAATAACATCATTGAATGGTCAACAATGATCTTGATTCGCAGAAATAATTACTCATCAATAGATAACCCGATTTGATAGTGATAAGAGATTAACACATAAGACAAATATGGTATGTGAATTATTCTGTTTTTTTATCACAATACCATTAGTACAGTCttaaaataaatacataaaaaaatcGATTTTATTTGAAAATAATGAAAGTCATTGATCACAGGCATTCGGCTACGTGTTGACATATGACGTCAGAGCGTACAAAGAGAGTTGCCACTTTATTAATTGATGCCCCTATTGATGCCTCTGTTGTTCCTTATGCTTTGCTATCTCACCTGTGTCATACCTCTCTTTCTTATGGCTCGTTCTTTATTTCGCAACTCATCAAGAAGATAAGAATGACAGTGGGAGTGTGACATTAATGGTAGAAGATGCACTCATATATTGTGGTTTATGTATAACCTTTATCACACTTTACAACCCTTACCACCAACCTCTCCACACATCacaacccacacaaacacaacctcCCTCATCACACTTTTAAACTCCCGCAACCACACCCGTGAGCAAGATGTCACACGACCTAAGATCATATTCACCCCAAACATCTACCAccgacgggctattcatgcccgtgccatcttttgtggtggcttaatcttcatcaacaacaacgacactCGAGAGAGGAGAATGCTCAGCCCATGTGTCACACCTGCAGGCGGAGCTGGAGTCGGTGAAGGAGCGGATGGCGTCCCTCTACAAGAAGGAGGACTCGGAGGACAAGCGGCGCCTTGAACTCGAACAGAAGATGACCAAACAGAACGATTCGGCGCTCGAGAAAAGGTCAGAAATCACCCGTGAAATATTTTAAAGCAAAAATATTTAGTAGCAAAAATTACATCGTACTTTTACGTCAAATATGTGTTGTTTTGTAAGTGTAATTTAATTTAGAGTTTTCAAACGTTATAATCTTCAAGACGTATAGCTGTGTCAAATTAAAACTTCCTTAATCATTACATTCAGGTAAACATTGGAAATTGTTTACAACTGCCAAACGTGATTTTGTAACAAGTCTGTCTATGTTTACCTGCTAATACAAACTACAATATACATTCAAAATTGTTTTAGAATTGAATGGACGTATTTTGAATCAATCCAATTATACTCTTGACCTTAACCCTACCTACCTCCCTGTCCCCCAACTGTAAAGAAGTCATTGATGTGACCCAACTGAGTCCGGAATTGGGTTGGATCTAGTTAGGTAGGGTCTCATGACCTTAAGGGGATCCGGGAGGGATAGGAGCATCCCCTCCTCAATAAATCCCTACAAATAAATCAGTTACGTCAATACGATCCCTGatggtgtgtgaatgtgtgtattGGGGTAGTATTCTCTAATTTTAAGCAGGTTTAGTGAAAGATAATTGCATATTTGGCTAGAAAGGGTTGTCTGGATCCTCATAACACAGATGCATTGTCCAGTGTAAGAATGATTATTAGTTTGCCGTGTCCCTTTGTTGATATAAATTGTTAAATAAGAATTTTGCACACAAAAATGTTAAACAAGAAGAAATCCGTCTGTTTTGCTCTATTAACTTGGCTTGTTTGTTGCAGGGAGGCGCACTTGAGGGAGCTGCGAGACAAGCTTCAGGCCAAGAACAAGAGGGCCCAACACGTAAAGCTGAAGAAACTTATCAATGGTCCTCCGGTTCCGGTCCCTCTCGGACCCACCTCTCGAGCCTTTAATGGCAAAAACCTAAGTGATAATTTCTTTGACTAGTGATCGCAATATTTAAATGTTGTTGTGGTTGCTGTTTTATCAGAGATTCAGTTGAATTGAACACTGAAGCCCATTGTGTCTCTCAAATAAGCCTTGATAGCGTTAGACGCGTCAGATGATGTGTTCACGTGAATCTACAGAACAGGAAAACTGTGTGCAGATCAGTTAATGTCTGCACCAGATGGAGACGGGTTTCTCACAAACTATCTGAGAAAAGGGGTGTTGCCTTCGCGTTGAAGGGTTGGCCGCTACAACATGGATCCTTACTTGAAAACCCTTCAAGGTGGTAATCTTAAGAGTGCTGCCGTCATTCTATGATAAAGAAGGCATTAATGGCTGATGTTGTTGTATAAAGGCATAGAATATCTCTCCTTTGGTTCCATACCACACAACTGAGGTGTCACAGCAAATATTCGGGCAATGAACAAATAACTCCCTTCCCCAATGTATACTGCATACATTCACTTTAAAACCGATGTGTCCTTATGTTAAAATATTTTATACATTACCGTATTATATACTACTGTATTGTATAGGAATGTGAGAGTTTAGAATATGACAAAACTATAAACCGACATTATAATTGTATAACAATATCAAGATTGTGTAATAATTTCAAGGTTGAATGACAACATCAAGATTGAATAACAGTATCATGGTTGCACGTATCCTGTTAATATAATACAATTCCACCAAAATGGGTTAACATTGTGAGGAAAATATACATATTAACACTATTTGTGCACTTAGAAGCAATTTTGTATCCCACAGAGAATGAATAGACTGACAAGTGTGATTTGTGAAATTTAAACAAGAAAATCTGATACATATAAGAATAGTGTGGACGTCTTTACATGTTTCAAGTAAAAACGATACAGAACCAATATATTTTTATGGGTAGAACATTAAGACAATTAATATTCATATCCGTTctactgacaacatgaactacacAATTTGTAATAATTTTTCCATACACTTACCTgagtaataaaaaaaataaactgggtCTATCTATAGCTACAAGGTCATTTAAATGGCCCAATCAACTACTATAAGGTCAGTTAAATGGCCCAACCAACTACTATAAGGTCAGTTAAATGGCCCAACCCATTACTATAAGGTCAGTTAACTGGTCCAATCCATTACTATATGGTCAGTTAACTGGTCCAACCCATTACTATAAGGTCAGTTAACTGGTCCAACCCATTACTATATGGTCAGTTAACTGGTCCAACCCATTACTATATGGTCAGTTAACTGGTCCAACCTACTACTATATGGTCAGTTAACAAGGTCGATCAACTAGACCTGCTGACTGCTGCAAGGTCGAATATAATTACCGTGATTTGAATATGGATTAAAGTTATTTACAGTAATCTGTTAGGTGAAATGTTGTGCTAATTGTGTTGATCAAGGCATTGCTTAGCAGCAGGAGCTGTGAACACTGTAATATGTGTGTGTCCCTGTATCCGTATCCTCCGTCTTGTCCCAGCTACGATAAATGTATCATCCTCCGTTCATCCATATATTAGTTAATTATTATCTATAAGGGAATTTATGTTAAAATTATACTTATCTCTTGTTGCAATCAGTATTCTAAGTGTCTTTATTCATGTATATAGAAAAGAGGACTTGAGGACTTGATGAACACGTCCAACGGGAAAGTAATTAGTAAGGATACCAGTTAACGATTCTTCAGAGTAAGAGCGACGAGCAAGTATAATAAACTGGTTAGAGTAGATAGAAAAAGGATTAAAAAAGTGTATAACAGGGCCATAAAAGCGCAAAGCCGAAGCATATCAGATGAAACTTTAAAATACGTGGCTGTACCTTAAACACTGTGAAGACTACTTGATAAACATCCCTCACATTTTCAGTACTTCTAAACAAACTATTGGAGATCTTGACTGTATGTACTCAACTTTTACTTTAAATGACGTACATGTATGGTATTTATATAACATTTGCCGCATCGCTAACGTACTTCATGGCTGCCTTGAGAGCCGATGTCACAAGaggaatatttatatatatatggaaacatTTTTACTAGCTACAACAGTGCTGATCAAACTAGGTGTTTTCTAAAGTGTCACGGAGAGCCAAACACAGAGGAGAATACAAACTGCTTTTTATAACGTGGCAGGATGTTAATGACTGATGATGCACATATGTagatacaatatatatttatatataaaaatacgctGTGAATGGTACAAATTTGCATAGTAGTTTCTATATTCCTTGTATCATATACTTTCTTCCCTTATTATTTGTAAATTAAGAAGGTATATGGATTGACATTAAAATCTTAGCATATAAGGCATCTGAATCGGGTgtgtcttaaaaaaaaaaaaagtgcctgCTAGCACGATATTGTTCGGTGTATTTTGGTGAAGGATCACCCTACGCATTGTAATCTGTCTTGGTGAGTCATCTGCTTGACTTAATTTATTTTGCGTTTTGGTGAACAGTTCTGTGTAAATGACGGTAGTTACTGCCTTTGTGAGTTTGTTCATTGCAGTCACTACCTAGATAAGGTAATCTGATTAATACACTGTAATCTGTCTTTGCGAGGTGGCCTCTTTAATTCATTTTTCTGACTTGGGAAAGTGGTTTCAATGCAGGCTGTATCTTGGTGAATTAATCTGAAGGATTCGGTGCAGGCTACCTAATTGAGTTGGACTGATTAATCTATTTAGGTCTGTGCCTAGGTGAAGCAGGTTTAATCGTTACAGCATGTCTGAGTGCAGGCGATGagacacaataacatggctgaagtatgttgaccagaccacacactagaaggtgaagggacgacgacgtttgggtccgtcctggaccattctcaagtcgattgtcaaggtTGACTTACTCCTTGTGGTGTTTTATAGCAAGGTGTACTGATTATACCTTGGTGAGGTGGCCTGAATGATACTTTGGGCTCTTGGCCTTCATGAGATGGTTTGACGGGTCTGCTTTTCTATGTATAATTTATTTGTTTTCTACTGATTGACATCGGATTGTTTAGTGGAGTCGAGGGCGTCAACATAAACAGGGATGAAGACACAGCAAATTTAAAGGCAGTGTGGTACATACCTGCTTGTATTTGCTGCCGTGTCTGGGCCCCACGAATCTGTCCCGGGGGGTATTCATGCCTCCGCGTACATGTGGGCCTGTCTATCCCCACGCACCTGTTCTGGGAGGTATCCATCCATGTCGTCGCGTACCCATATCTACTCTGTTCCTCCAGCAAATCAAACCAAACTGCTACTGGAAAGAAATATTTGTGATACTATGAATGGGAATTATGAAAGCTCTACTTGATTGTATATATTAATTgtgattttatattttataattttatatattaattatgattttatatattaattatgattttatatattaatattttcattattatacacAATGTAATCACAGGAAACGTAATGTGTCTGTTATTAAATATTGAAGCTATGTACTGGGATCGGACTTGCGCCACAGCAGATGAAACACGATGAAGTATCTCAGCCAGAAGTACTATcagacataaatagcgtttggaaGGCTCTACCCAGTACCACAGTCCACGTTCTCCGAGATATCCGCCCCACATTCGGGTACCAGTCCACACTCAGGTATCCGCTCTCACTCCGATATCAGTAGAGAGTGTGGGAAGTTCAGGAATGTGAGATCGATCCCATTGTATAGCCTCCATACTTTATCATTatcataataattattattatttgtatttgtttttttatttgtgtTGGACTGTACATGTACAGGGGAAGGATGGTCTGTGAACGCCAGCAGGCTGTGAACGCCTGCAGGCTGTGAACGCCTGCAGGCTGTGAACGCCAGATGCTGCGATTTCACTTTCTCATTTAgggaggaaaaacaagaaaaaactgAAAACAGGGACGAAGACTATTTTCGCCTGATGATCTTTTACGATTTCTGTTCCAGCCTGAGTATCATTTAACTACTCATGAGTTCATGTCGAGTACCATTGCTTTAATCATGTATCATAATACCCGATATATTTACTAGAGAACAATTCCAACGTCTGCATATTTTGACATGAGCATATAGTGACATGTGCATAATTATCTACTGTAATGTATCTCTCTTTGGGAAAAATAAAATGACACCATGTTGACGTCTGTTATTTAGAAGGGAGTGTATCCTCGCTGACTGTATTCTTGCTGAGTGAGTTCTTGCTGACTGTATTCTTGCTGAGTGAATTCTTGCTGAGTGTATCCTCACTGACTGTATTCTTGCTGAGTGAATTCTTGCTGACTGTATTCTTGCTGAGTGAATTCTTGCTGTGTATCCTCACTGACTGTATTCTTGCTGAGTGAATTCTTGCTGAGTGTATCCTCACTGACTGTATTCTTGCTGAGTGAGTTCTTGCTGACTGTATTCTTGCTGAGTGAATTCTTGCTGAGTGTATCCTCGCTGACTGTATTCTTGCTGAGTGAGTTCTTGGTGACTGTATTCTTGCTGAGTGAATTCTTGCTGAGTGTATCCTCACTGACTGTATTCTTGCTGAGTGAGTTCTTGCTGAGTGTATCCTCACTGACTGTATTCTTGCTGAGTGTATTCTTGCTGAGTGTATTTTTGCTGAGTGTATGCTTCTGAGGAGACCGCTGGACCTATATGAGGCCACGTAATACCTATAGTCTAACTTATTTACAAATTTGAGCCTTTTCTGGACTATCTCCCAAGTTTCAGGATATTGTTGACGTTCTTGCATGGGATATAATCCACAAGTTAATGTCGCTTTTTGGCCCCCAGTCTGTGACACAGCCAATAGAAAATTTATCTTATTAGCGCTAATATCATTACCACCTAAACCTGTTTGTTTAGGTGTTGTTGATAGGCTGTTCACAGGGGATAATGAATAAACAGTTAATAATGAATTATGAATCCCACTACCTTAGAATATTAGGTTCGACTGGAAAGAAATCACCTAGTTTGTCAGGTTAAAGCCAACACTGAATGGGTGACCGTCCGGGGAGTCTTGTCATTGgttaagggggaggaggggggagggggggagggggtcgatACGCTTAGTTGATTTTAATTACTGTTCATGGTAAATGGACAGTATGTACAGAACatacagttgttgttgttatagatccagctacttggaacaagttccaagtagcacgggctatggtgagcccgtagtggacttacctggcacaggagcggtgctgtggaaCATATAGTTTGATAAACGCTTAAAAATGGAATCACcgaaccaccacactccacccgaTCAACGGTAGGTGGGAACTTTATTACATGTGAATTGAATGTTTTGATTTGGCATGCCTGGGACCATCGAACTATGAACAGGACTGTTGTGCACTGGTCACCCATCCAGTGATAAGAACACCCTGACCAAGAAAACAGACACGTAGACCGCGTTCATCAGGTCATGGCTGGACCTCGTTTAGTTTAATGGTAAGAAAACGATTCAACTTTAAGTGATTTGAACATCTGTGTGTTCAGTTTAGTTCACGGAGtgagcactccatacccatcccctgggtggCAGTGGAAAACGTATAACAGAGCCACATAATGggctcggggattgaacccaaGTGTGAAGTGAAACTTTTGTCTTTCAAGATATCAAAATATTCAAGCCTCTGTCGTAATTTCTGTAACAAGAATAATTAACTTACAGCTTGGTGGAAAATATTATTTGTTACTTGTGAAGATATTATAGTTATTCTCTACAAAGTTTCCATTTTCTGCATTTGAATTTAATTCCAACTTTCTGTAAATTTTAAGGGGTAACTAATGTATTGAGAGTAAATTTGTATCTTCATGTTAGTTATGTAAATTATAGTTACTTTTGTtggagacaggaagcctgtgtatatatttatatatactttaCAATTGTATTAAGGTCCTTCCAATGTCGAAAAATTGACCTTCCTCAGAACACAAcctcacaacagttgtctaactcccaggtacctatttactgcttgatgAAATGAGGcatgaggtgataggaaacgtgctAAGTATTTCTGTCTCATTT
This DNA window, taken from Procambarus clarkii isolate CNS0578487 chromosome 7, FALCON_Pclarkii_2.0, whole genome shotgun sequence, encodes the following:
- the LOC123761302 gene encoding uncharacterized protein, whose translation is MGCSESKDLKPITVADAQRKLESSLEGLAVVRLTHSASNSISSSGNGSSLSSVPHTPEDKLLRHQDSKASLVEDLPLTLDSIPTNDLGESLDCRRGRASWLKQPGAPPTSVTTTSARSVDSSDSGIYDLDDDYSFVITENSPPELIKRVEADFTPVENLDLTVTGKQCPRLLSGYQKARQEEQSILESLREEGFITTSRQKAGRGVAYEIIEATPQTESAGSGKFKPKDFLPQETKQHLESQRNKHSLRDLTHADVSMKMHLANERRQAELESVKERMASLYKKEDSEDKRRLELEQKMTKQNDSALEKREAHLRELRDKLQAKNKRAQHVKLKKLINGPPVPVPLGPTSRAFNGKNLSDNFFD